A genomic region of Phenylobacterium parvum contains the following coding sequences:
- a CDS encoding acetolactate synthase large subunit, which translates to MNGADALMRTLVENGVTACFANPGTSEMQFVSALDGQPAMRPVLCLFEGVATGAADGYGRMAGTPACTLLHLGPGYGNGLANLHNARRAYTPIVNVVGDHATYHRQYDAPLNSDIPSIVAANSLWVKSADSPDEVAAVTAEAITASHGPPAGPVSLILPADAAWTETSTTFAPASRPGPRAPDGEAVEAAARAIKAAKAPVVLIGGGACLEAGLVQAARLQAAGVRVMADTFVARQPRGAGVFAPARMQYFGEAALEELAGTDLMVFAGTTQPVAFFAYPDRPSVLVPEGCATLSLADRATDAAAALQALADALGAPASGPVQPLKRPASPASGPLTPQACGVAVARHLPEGAILCDDAVTSGGGVAVPCMTTVPHEVLALTGGAIGIGGPMAIGAAVACPDRKVVSLNGDGSAMYTVQSLWTMAREKLDVTVVVFANHSYRILNIEMSRTGAGQAGPSARKLLDLGDPNIDWVSLARGLGVEAVRCETGEAFEAAFASAMSQRGPRFIEAAI; encoded by the coding sequence ATGAACGGCGCCGACGCCCTGATGCGCACCCTGGTGGAAAACGGCGTGACCGCCTGCTTCGCCAACCCCGGCACCAGCGAGATGCAGTTCGTCAGCGCCCTGGACGGCCAGCCGGCCATGCGCCCGGTCCTGTGCCTGTTCGAGGGGGTGGCGACCGGCGCCGCCGACGGCTATGGCCGCATGGCCGGGACGCCCGCCTGCACCCTGCTGCACCTGGGCCCCGGCTATGGCAACGGCCTGGCCAACCTGCACAACGCGCGCCGGGCCTACACCCCCATTGTCAACGTGGTGGGCGACCACGCCACCTATCACCGCCAGTACGACGCGCCCCTGAACTCGGACATCCCGTCCATCGTCGCGGCCAACTCCCTGTGGGTGAAGTCGGCCGACAGCCCGGACGAGGTGGCCGCCGTGACCGCCGAGGCGATCACCGCCAGCCATGGCCCGCCCGCTGGCCCGGTCAGCCTGATCCTGCCGGCCGACGCCGCCTGGACCGAGACCTCGACGACCTTCGCCCCCGCCTCGCGCCCCGGCCCGAGGGCGCCGGACGGCGAGGCCGTGGAGGCCGCCGCCCGCGCGATCAAGGCCGCCAAGGCGCCCGTGGTCCTGATCGGCGGCGGCGCCTGCCTGGAGGCGGGCCTCGTCCAGGCCGCCCGTCTGCAGGCGGCGGGCGTGCGCGTCATGGCTGACACCTTCGTGGCCCGCCAGCCGCGCGGCGCCGGCGTCTTCGCCCCGGCCCGCATGCAGTACTTCGGCGAGGCCGCCCTTGAGGAACTGGCCGGGACCGACCTGATGGTCTTCGCCGGCACAACCCAGCCGGTGGCCTTCTTCGCCTATCCCGACCGGCCCAGCGTGCTGGTGCCCGAGGGCTGCGCCACCCTGTCCCTGGCGGACCGGGCGACGGACGCCGCAGCGGCCCTGCAGGCCCTGGCCGACGCCCTGGGCGCCCCGGCCTCTGGACCAGTCCAGCCCCTGAAGCGCCCGGCCAGCCCGGCCTCCGGGCCCCTGACGCCCCAGGCCTGTGGCGTAGCGGTGGCCCGCCACCTGCCCGAAGGCGCCATCCTGTGCGACGACGCGGTGACCTCAGGGGGTGGTGTCGCCGTGCCCTGCATGACCACGGTCCCGCATGAGGTCCTGGCCCTGACCGGCGGCGCCATCGGGATCGGCGGGCCCATGGCCATCGGGGCGGCGGTGGCCTGTCCGGACCGCAAGGTGGTGTCCCTGAACGGCGACGGGTCGGCCATGTACACGGTGCAGAGCCTCTGGACGATGGCCCGCGAGAAGCTGGACGTGACCGTGGTGGTCTTCGCCAACCACAGCTACCGCATCCTGAATATCGAGATGAGCCGGACCGGCGCCGGCCAGGCGGGCCCCTCGGCCCGCAAGCTGCTGGACCTGGGCGATCCCAACATCGACTGGGTGTCCCTGGCCCGCGGCCTGGGGGTGGAGGCCGTGCGCTGCGAGACCGGCGAGGCCTTCGAGGCCGCCTTCGCCAGCGCCATGTCCCAGCGTGGCCCGCGCTTCATCGAGGCGGCGATCTGA